A stretch of Acropora palmata chromosome 9, jaAcrPala1.3, whole genome shotgun sequence DNA encodes these proteins:
- the LOC141893119 gene encoding uncharacterized protein LOC141893119, with amino-acid sequence MGDGNEPNEPNGQRFCEVIRLGIEDNTAEVIIFYTPDRDFQVFHGYVIANKDETIFGRRYRKLTLVTSKANVVHMRRYHDTKEYVVDNAMFYFDGQKVKL; translated from the exons ATGGGCGATGGAAATGAGCCAAACGAACCCAATGGACAGAGATTTTGCGAGGTTATACGTCTAGGGATCGAAGATAATACTGCTGAAGTGATTATATTTTACACTCCAGACCGAG actttcaagtttttcacgGATATGTGATAGCAAACAAGGATGAAACAATATTCGGCCGGAGGTATAGAAAACTAACTCTTGTTACATCAAAGGCGAATGTTGTCCACATGAGGCGATATCACGACACCAAAG AATACGTTGTAGACAATGCGATGTTTTACTTTGACGGCCAGAAAGTCAAGCTATAA
- the LOC141893118 gene encoding uncharacterized protein LOC141893118 isoform X1, whose translation MENEIWTTKVAFSFENKYFFEDRRIYSGDTAPTGAARNSQIQQATADNNPAQVLATLVMLELMERIFARTREGTLGTSMANASIGNKRHNGGPSSKRRSMRRSLLNISAAKKLKGVPSSAIKENESRNGRSGNIQGRFWGRRRRRRRRRRNNLRDDHIFLV comes from the exons ATGGAAAACGAAATTTGGACGACGAAAGTGGCTTTTTCTTTCGAAAATAAATACTTCTTTGAAGATCGTAGAATATACTCTGGCGACACAGCACCAACAGGAGCAGCGAGAAATTCGCAGATTCAGCAAGCAACGGCTGATAATAATCCTGCCCAAGTTCTAGCAACCTTG GTCATGTTAGAGCTGATGGAACGTATTTTTGCTCGTACAAGAGAAGGCACACTTGGTACGTCGATGGCAAATGCAAGCATAG GGAATAAGAGACATAACGGTGGCCCCTCAAGTAAGAGAAGGTCTATGCGCAGGTCACTTCTCAACATTTCAGCAGCCAAGAAATTAAAAGGCGTTCCTTCATCTGCTATAAAGGAAAACGAGTCCAGAAATGGAAGAAGTGGAAATATTCAAGGAAGATTTTggggaagaagaagaagaagaagaagaagaagaagaaacaacCTGAGAGATGAtcacattttccttgtttga
- the LOC141893113 gene encoding uncharacterized protein LOC141893113 — translation MSGERVSLPGPLCGLLTYDPSFKVEVRLHEPLWKVQFSPDDVAIEVLTLCSQLEPLCKREYATPSGGIDDAHKVEYQNKFEPKAQVLLEKMKEVLQFLPDPRPTLKEYLRQTGLSLLFPRVTSYLTNPDRPAFQNQKSSMDGYFSHLGMLNQLLTLGHQLNSDAFNLTNHKYLAHQTALLYQSVNQAGPPLAEYKKNIESNFKSLKASLVSKDKDSNPKLPQNQKEWVSNITANILDGVQSLPPSLTQPMISAMTFVEQQR, via the exons ATGAGTGGAGAACGTGTGTCTTTGCCTGGGCCCCTATGTGGACTGCTTACATACGACCCCTCATTTAAAG tcGAAGTTCGTCTTCATGAACCTCTCTGGAAGGTTCAGTTTTCCCCGGATGATGTTGCCATCGAGGTTTTGACTTTGTGTTCGCAGTTAGAGCCTCTTTGCAAGCGGGAATACGCA ACACCATCAGGTGGAATCGATGATGCTCACAAAGTGGAATATCAAAACAAGTTTGAACCAAAAG CTCAAGTACTCcttgaaaaaatgaaggaagTGTTACAATTTCTGCCAGACCCAAGACCAACACTTAAG GAATATCTCAGACAGACTGGCTTGTCATTGCTGTTTCCAAGGGTAACATCCTATTTGACAAATCCAGACAGACCAGCCTTTCAAAACCAGAAATCTTCTATGGATG GTTATTTCAGTCATCTGGGAATGCTAAATCAGCTTTTAACATTGGGACACCAGCTCAACAGTGATGCATTCAATCTCACAAATCATAAATACTTGGCTCATCAGACTGCACTACTTTAT CAATCTGTGAATCAAGCTGGCCCTCCGTTAGCAGAGTATAAAAAGAACATTGAATCCAACTTCAAAAGTTTAAAAGCAAGTTTGGTTTCTAAAGACAAAGATTCCAATCCAAAGCTGCCTCAGAACCAAAAGGAATG GGTCAGCAATATCACTGCCAACATTCTTGATGGTGTTCAGTCTCTGCCACCCTCCTTAACACAACCGATGATCTCAGCTATGACATTTGTGGAGCAGCAGCGATA
- the LOC141893118 gene encoding uncharacterized protein LOC141893118 isoform X2, which yields MENEIWTTKVAFSFENKYFFEDRRIYSGDTAPTGAARNSQIQQATADNNPAQVLATLVMLELMERIFARTREGTLGNKRHNGGPSSKRRSMRRSLLNISAAKKLKGVPSSAIKENESRNGRSGNIQGRFWGRRRRRRRRRRNNLRDDHIFLV from the exons ATGGAAAACGAAATTTGGACGACGAAAGTGGCTTTTTCTTTCGAAAATAAATACTTCTTTGAAGATCGTAGAATATACTCTGGCGACACAGCACCAACAGGAGCAGCGAGAAATTCGCAGATTCAGCAAGCAACGGCTGATAATAATCCTGCCCAAGTTCTAGCAACCTTG GTCATGTTAGAGCTGATGGAACGTATTTTTGCTCGTACAAGAGAAGGCACACTTG GGAATAAGAGACATAACGGTGGCCCCTCAAGTAAGAGAAGGTCTATGCGCAGGTCACTTCTCAACATTTCAGCAGCCAAGAAATTAAAAGGCGTTCCTTCATCTGCTATAAAGGAAAACGAGTCCAGAAATGGAAGAAGTGGAAATATTCAAGGAAGATTTTggggaagaagaagaagaagaagaagaagaagaagaaacaacCTGAGAGATGAtcacattttccttgtttga